The genomic region TAGCTTTGATGCCCGTTACATGTCGGAGTGGGTGCGAAGAGCAGTCGACCATGGACTACGCACTGGGGAGGGGGCAAACAAAGGAAGAAATAAAGGAAGACATCAAGAAGTCACGTTTGAGACATTTTCAACATTTTTTCTAACCTCAAAACAGATTATCGTGTTTGTGACTCTCGGTTCTTTCTCATATGGATACTCCGCGTCGATCATCGCATCTACGCTCGGACAGTCTCATTTTATATCCTACTTTCATCTAGACCCGGCTCATGATCCGAACGCGAATGCTTTACTAGGAGCTACCAATGGACTATTCCAGACCGGTGGTCTCTTTGGTGCATTACTTATCGGTTACTGCGCTGATCATTTCTCCCGAAGAGTTGCCATTATCATTTCATCAGCGATCATTTGCATTGGAGGTGCGCTTCAAGCTGCAAGTCAAAATATAaccatgttcttgatcaTGCGTTTCTTTACTGGGATAGGTGTTGGATTAATCGTTGGCGCTGTTCCTCTGTATCAGTCCGAGATTTCCCCCCCTCACTCACGAGGTTTTCTTGTTGGTTTGCATGGTGAGAAGTTTGTCTCGTTTTTAAACCATTCTCTACTTACAAAATTCCTTAGGTGTATTGATTGGCACGGGATATTCGATTGCCGGCTGGGTAGGGTATGCTTGTTATCCATTGAACGGAAACCTTCAGTGGCGCATCCCACTGGCCTTACAGGCCGTTACGCCAGCCTTACTATTGATCGGAACTTTTCTACTGCCAGAGTCCCCCAGATGGCGTATGTGCAGCCGACTGAATCTAGTCTGTTTCTGTTTTGTTAAAAGCTAATTGATGGCCAGTTCTTCAGAATGATTACCCTGATGAAGCCCTTGTTGTACTCAAGCGCCTCCACGCTAACGTGCATGACTCGGAATTTGAGTTTGCAAGAAAGGAATTTCATGATATGCAGCAGCAACTCAACCTCGAAAAGGCAGTTGGAAAAGACTCATACCTGGATCTTCTGACCGAAAGAAGTATGCTCAAGCGGGTAGCTGCTGGGTTTCTAACCATGTTCGGGGCTCAATGCACAGGGACCTTGGTAATCAACAGTATGCAAAAATCTCGTTCAACTTGGAATCATGTGAGATCTCTAACATTGATTATTGGCAGATTATGGCACTGTCCTTTATTCTAATGTTGGTTATGAAGGACGCATCGCCATCGCCTTCACGGCCGGTTGGGTTACCGTTTCCATTGCCGGAAATGCCATCACGGCCATGTTTGTGGATAGGCTAGGAAGAGTCAGGTTTATGAGTAAGTGTTTCCTACGAAGCTAAGACTAAATCTGACTATCGAATGATAAGTCATTGGATTCAGCGGCATTGTTTGCGTCCTAATTGGCGAAATTATCTGTTTGGCCCTGCTCGAGAAACGGCAAAGCTATGGCCTGTCCATTGCCGCGATTGCATTTCTATATGGGCATATCgctttcttttcatcatgCATTGACGCGACAACTTACATCTACGCCTCTGAGATTTTTCCGACCCACCATCGGGCCCGAGGACTCAGTCTATCATTGAGCGGCCTATTCCTCGCCAGCTTATGCTTTACACAAGCGGCCACATCGGCTTTAGCGGCTATCTCGTGGAGGTACTACATTGTGTTCACAGTGACGTCGGCACTCATGGTTGTCGTGCTTTACTTATACTTTCCGGAGACCAAGGGGCTCTCTCTAGAGGAGGTAGCAAAGCTCTTTGGAGATGAGGTAGCTACCGAGGTATCGGCTTCGGATTATGGTGAAGGCGGTCCAGAGGCAAAGCCAATCGAAAATCAAGAGGTGGTCTCTGAACACTGTGAGTCTGCGTGACCACAAATGTGGTGGCAACAGGGCCATCCCTAATTGAGCCTGAGCGAGGTCGTTTAGCCTGGGCGATGAGCAACTGAAGGATTTAttttctctcattcttttCAAGGGCAACTGCATGCCATATTATAAGGGCAAAGCTATTCAAAATATGATATGAGAGTTGCGGGGGCTTTATTGAATTGACTAGAATGCTGTTTGAGTTGGTCATAACATAATACATCTTTAGCCGCTAAATGCAGGGACTTTTCATCTAACTTAAGACATAATTTGATGATTACTCTCTTAAATCTTTATCAGCACGTAAGGCAATGTAGAGCATTAAGATCGAGTTCGGATATTTTATCGTTCTTTTCTCTATCGTATCCTATCCGCCTGGGAAGGGGTCCCTGTTATGAAGAGCAATTATAGGACACTGGACTCTGTAAAGTAAGGATGTTAAAGAAGGCAGCGGGTGGAGTTGGTGAGGTCTGCCGCCATGGCTAGAATATTATATCATTTGCTACTAAAGCGGATTTGAACATAAACGATAGACTTTTAAACATATGGGCTTGGTTTAGGAGCAGACTTCGCCAAGTTTGCTAAGGGAGTTGGATTTCTTTGACATTCTATACGACATAAGATAGACTTCACTTATTATTGGGATATCGCGTAGTGAACTGTAACCAATGGCTTTCTAAAAGAGGGCCAACGCATTCGGTGGGCTCCCTACGCTTCCCGGAACGTTGAGAGGCACGCTTGTGAGCAAAAACGAATATCGGCCCAGCTCCTTGCATTTTGCAGATAACTCCCTCAAATCCCAGAGCTCACCGATATGTAGCCCAAAGAGAGACAGAAAATACTGATGAAGAACTAGAATCATGTGTCAAAAATGTTTGTCTTGAAGAACATTACACAGACTGTAAGGATGAATCAATATCACATACCTAGTTCATGGATTTCTCCCTCGCTCCCGTCCTCTCTTAGAGGTGGAAGAGCCTCAAATGCAATTGCATCGCTAGCAACCGCTGAGAAGCGCTTGTTCCAAAACCACCTTGCCGTTTGTTCGTTGCCGTCCACCCCAACAGCCCTGTGTGTCGCAAGGGCTTCCACCTGTGCCTCAGGGGTGTTAATTGAAGAAATATCCTCGGTAAAACCTGTTCGTATGATGAGAATATCCCCATGCTTCAGAACCGTTCCCTGGTGTTTCGCCGTTTTCTCTAATTCTTCAACAGTGATGCGTTTATCATCAAAACAGCTGAAGCCAACGCCCATGGCTTGCGAGTATGCACGGTAATCGAGCAAGACACCCCGACCAACAAGGCCGCCGCGGCCGTGCCAGTGATCGAGGGTAGGAAGCTGGCATGACTCTTCTTTATTTGCAGATGGCTGCTCGAGACTCTTCACAGTGGGCTTAAATCCATTATAGCTGGTTTGGGTTTTCTGGTGTTGATAATGAACCAAGGAATCCCACTGAGACGAACACTGAGTATTGAATTCAACCTCATCGTCAAAGCCATGATGGCCGCCAGGGCAGTCTTTTGACAAAACCTTGTGCTTCAGGCCTTTTCTGTGGAAGCCTGGCTTGAATAGGGCGCCCATGGGCCAGTTGAGAGAAACAGAGAAGCCGTCGTAGGCTTCCCTGTAAGCTTCCTGGACCACAGATGGAGTCAGAAAGTTAAGGCATCCTAAGTAATCTTTCTTGCCGTCCTTGTCGAAAACCCCCCATGCGCAGCCCTTGCGTATGCCCTTGACAGGGGGGAGAGAGTCGAAGTCTGGAACCGAGGGGTACTCCATTTGAATTCGGATAAGAAAGAAACCAATTTATAGTGGTGACAAactgaagaaagaagagtaGAAGGGGCAGTCAAGGAGGGTTGGGCATCAAACAGCCTGTCATAGAACCTTGTTGGGGACGGTACGTCATTGATGTATGCTTCTTGAATTGAGAATAAAAAATGGCAGCTAAGTTGAGATAACCACCCCACGGGGTTCCCCAGATTG from Fusarium oxysporum Fo47 chromosome III, complete sequence harbors:
- a CDS encoding and other transporter-domain-containing protein, yielding MARIAESKSALNVLIIVFVTLGSFSYGYSASIIASTLGQSHFISYFHLDPAHDPNANALLGATNGLFQTGGLFGALLIGYCADHFSRRVAIIISSAIICIGGVLIGTGYSIAGWVGYACYPLNGNLQWRIPLALQAVTPALLLIGTFLLPESPRWLLQNDYPDEALVVLKRLHANVHDSEFEFARKEFHDMQQQLNLEKAVGKDSYLDLLTERSMLKRVAAGFLTMFGAQCTGTLVINNYGTVLYSNVGYEGRIAIAFTAGWVTVSIAGNAITAMFVDRLGRVRFMIIGFSGIVCVLIGEIICLALLEKRQSYGLSIAAIAFLYGHIAFFSSCIDATTYIYASEIFPTHHRARGLSLSLSGLFLASLCFTQAATSALAAISWRYYIVFTVTSALMVVVLYLYFPETKGLSLEEVAKLFGDEVATEVSASDYGEGGPEAKPIENQEVVSEHCESA